The DNA sequence CAGGACTTTTTAACTGATGAAAGTTGGCTGCCAGCGCACAGGCTGTCACACCCGTACCACAGGAATAGGTTTCATCTTCTACACCTCGTTCGTAGGTACGTACAAACAGACTATTGTCTGGCAGAAACTCTACAAAATTTACGTTTGTGCCTCCTTTGGGTCCAAAATAATCATTATAACGAATAGCACGTCCTTGTTTTACAACTTCCTCATGGGTCATCGCCTGCACCTGTTCCATAAAGGTGACGTAGTGAGGAGATCCCGTATTCAGGAAATCATATCCGGCTTCACGTTGTACATAGCGGACGTCATTCATCTTCAAATACACCAGATTATCCTTCACAGATGCTTCATGCAATCCATCGACAGCCTCGAAGGTAGTTGTCTCTTTAAAGATCCCTAATGCATGTGCAAACCGTACCAGACAACGTCCTCCATTGCCACACATACTACTGGCATTTCCATCTGAATTGAAGTACACCATTCGGAAATCATACTCCGGATGGTTCTGCAATAACATCAACCCATCTGCCCCTATGCCAAAACGACGATCACACAATTTGGCAACAAGTTCCTGACTTATTGGAAAGGTTTGTTTGCGGTCATCTATGATCACAAAGTCGTTTCCTGTCCCCTGATATTTATAAAAATGAAGCAACATAAAATCTGAAAAAAAATTTCGTACGCAAAGGTGCAAAATATTCCTGTAGACTAAAAATAAGCCAATTTTATCCAAAAGTCTGTATCCGGTAAAATATACATAATCAGTTTACTTCCTACAGAACTGGCTGGCTATGAGGCATATAAACAAAAAAACCGTCCATCAGACGGCTTCTTTGCTACTACAACTATGAAAACTATGCAAAAAACTTAGGTGAAATTTCCCAAATATACAAATATTTTTTTTCTATGCTTGCCCCACTACGGTTTTTTTCTCTTTAATACGAGCCGCTTTACCTTGCTTACCACGCAGGTAGAACAGACGTGCCCGACGCACTTTACCTTGACGAACCAGTTCAATCTTCTCAATACTTGGAGATAAAATTGGGAAAATACGCTCAACACCTATACCATTAGAAACTTTTCTTACAGTAAAAGTCTCTCCAGTAGTGCTGGTGTTGCGACGCTGAATCACAGTACCTTGGAATTGCTGAATACGCTCTTTGTTACCTTCACGGATTTTTACGTGAACATTTATAGTATCCCCAGCTTTAAACTCAGGAAAAGTAGCCTTGCGTCCTGTATATTCAGCCTCGATAGATTTAATAATCTCACTCATGACAAACAGTATATAAATATGTGAATAAAAACCTCCCTCCAAAAAAGGACTGCAAATTTAGGAAGGTTTTATCGATGCTCAAAATAATTCTGCAAAATAATTTCGCTGAACTGGGTTATGAATACCCTAAAATACAATAAAATGCCTGAAACACAAATATTGCTACTTTATTATTAGAATATGTTGTCGCAAAGTCTATAAATTTGCGCCCTATGTTTTCTTGGCAAAAGATACAATTGGTTTCGTAAACTACTAATTTTTTACATACATGCAAAAACCGCAAGCACAATCTACTACAGAAAGTACATTGCAAAAAATTATTTCACATGCCAAAGAGTATGGTTTTGTGTTTCCATCCAGTGAAATTTATGATGGTCTGGCTGCTGTATATGACTATGGTCAATACGGTGTGGAGTTGAAAAACAACCTGAAAGCGTTGTGGTGGAAAGCCATGACTCAGCTAAACGAAAATATTGTAGGGGTAGATGCGGCTATCTTCATGCATCCATTAACCTGGAAAGCATCTGGTCACGTGGATGGATTCAGTGATCCAATGATTGATAACAAGGACAGCAAAAAACGCTATCGGGCAGATGTGCTGATTGAAGATAAGGCAGCCGAATATGAAAAAGCAGGTGATGAAACCCGTGGACAAGACTTGCGTAATCGCCTGGCTCGTTTGCTGGAAGCAAATAATCTGGAAGGTGTACGTAATCTGATTCTGGAAGAAAAAATCGTTTGTCCAGTCTCTGGGACAGCTAATTGGACAGATGTGCGTCAGTTTAACCTGATGTTTTCTACTCAGATGGGTGCTGTGGCAGAAGATGCCGACACTATATACCTGCGTCCGGAAACTGCTCAGGGTATCTTTGTAAACTTCCTGAATGTACAAAAAACCGGCCGGATGAAAATCCCATTTGGTATCGCTCAGATTGGTAAAGCTTTCAGAAACGAAGTGGTAGCACGCCAGTTCATTTTCCGTATGCGTGAATTTGAACAAATGGAGATGCAGTTCTTTGTACGTCCTGGAACACAGCAACAATGGTACGAATACTGGAAAGAAACCCGTCGCAAATGGCATGAAGCATTAGGCTTGCCAGCTGCAAAGTTAAAGTGGCATGTTCATGAAAAATTAGCCTTTTATGCAGATGCTGCCGTTGATATTGAGTATGAATTCCCATTTGGTTTCAAAGAAATTGAAGGTATTCATTCTCGTACCAATCATGATTTGAGCAAACATCAGGAGTATTCGAAAAAGAAACAA is a window from the Xanthocytophaga agilis genome containing:
- the dapF gene encoding diaminopimelate epimerase, which gives rise to MLLHFYKYQGTGNDFVIIDDRKQTFPISQELVAKLCDRRFGIGADGLMLLQNHPEYDFRMVYFNSDGNASSMCGNGGRCLVRFAHALGIFKETTTFEAVDGLHEASVKDNLVYLKMNDVRYVQREAGYDFLNTGSPHYVTFMEQVQAMTHEEVVKQGRAIRYNDYFGPKGGTNVNFVEFLPDNSLFVRTYERGVEDETYSCGTGVTACALAANFHQLKSPVQIRTKGGDLQVAFNQVGEQEFTDIYLIGPAEKVFEGMIEI
- the rplS gene encoding 50S ribosomal protein L19, whose product is MSEIIKSIEAEYTGRKATFPEFKAGDTINVHVKIREGNKERIQQFQGTVIQRRNTSTTGETFTVRKVSNGIGVERIFPILSPSIEKIELVRQGKVRRARLFYLRGKQGKAARIKEKKTVVGQA
- a CDS encoding glycine--tRNA ligase; the encoded protein is MQKPQAQSTTESTLQKIISHAKEYGFVFPSSEIYDGLAAVYDYGQYGVELKNNLKALWWKAMTQLNENIVGVDAAIFMHPLTWKASGHVDGFSDPMIDNKDSKKRYRADVLIEDKAAEYEKAGDETRGQDLRNRLARLLEANNLEGVRNLILEEKIVCPVSGTANWTDVRQFNLMFSTQMGAVAEDADTIYLRPETAQGIFVNFLNVQKTGRMKIPFGIAQIGKAFRNEVVARQFIFRMREFEQMEMQFFVRPGTQQQWYEYWKETRRKWHEALGLPAAKLKWHVHEKLAFYADAAVDIEYEFPFGFKEIEGIHSRTNHDLSKHQEYSKKKQQYFDNDLDENGKPYGNYIPYVVETSVGADRLFLAVLSNAYTEDEGVDADGNPKTRIFLKFHPSIAPIKAAIFPLVKRDGLPEKAKAILEDLRYDFNVIYEERDAIGRRYTRQDLIGTPFCIAVDYQTLEDDTVTIRYRDTTEQKRVHISELRSIISEEVSFKRVLEKLS